One window from the genome of Solea solea chromosome 13, fSolSol10.1, whole genome shotgun sequence encodes:
- the crabp2a gene encoding cellular retinoic acid-binding protein 2a, which produces MERKIPDFAGSWEMKSSENFEELLKALNVNVMLRKIAVKAASRPQVDITQNGETLSIKTSTTVRTTHITFTVGQEFNENTVDGRPCTSFPRWETDSKISCEQTLQKGDGPKTSWTRELTNDGKLILTMRADDVICTRVYERH; this is translated from the exons ATGGAGCGAAAGATTCCTGATTTCGCCGGAAGCTGGGAGATGAAGAGTTCTGAAAACTTTGAGGAACTTTTGAAAGCACTGA ATGTGAATGTGATGCTTCGAAAGATTGCCGTGAAGGCAGCCTCCAGGCCGCAGGTGGACATCACACAGAATGGAGAGACTCTGTCGATAAAAACGTCCACCACGGTCCGCACCACCCACATCACATTCACTGTGGGGCAGGAGTTCAATGAGAACACGGTGGACGGACGTCCCTGCACG AGTTTCCCACGGTGGGAAACAGACAGTAAGATCAGCTGTGAGCAGACTCTGCAGAAAGGAGACGGGCCTAAGACGTCCTGGACCCGAGAGCTCACCAATGATGGAAAGCTGATCTTG ACCATGAGAGCTGATGATGTGATTTGCACAAGAGTCTATGAACGACACTGA